A section of the Pseudomonas fluorescens genome encodes:
- a CDS encoding NCS1 family nucleobase:cation symporter-1, whose protein sequence is MQQNRSQVIERDGLYELDAGSDVLDSPRYNHDMAPTKVHERTWNKWHITALWVGMSICVPTYTLGGVLTAYFGLSVGEALVAILLANIVVLIPLTLNAFPGTKYGIPFPVLLRSSFGILGSNVPCLIRALVACGWFGIQTMFGGLAIHLFLGSIFEGWKSLGGTGEVIGFMIFWVLNLWVVLRGAESIKWLETLSAPLLVAVGIGLLVWALPNVSLSELMAIPPKRPEGASLTGYFMAGLTAMVGFWATLSLNIPDFSRYAKSQKDQILGQIFGLPLTMFLFAALGVIMTAASVKLVGVSVSDPVTLIGHIQSPVWVAVAMALIIIATLSTNTAANIVSPTNDFQNIAPKLINRTTAVILTGLVGLALMAHELLKKLGLIVSEVSLETVYSNWLLGYSSLLGPIAGIMVVDYFLIRRQQLDLAGLYRDDVYPAWNVAGFIAFGVPVVLTLLSLGSDAFNWFYSYGWFTGSALGGLLYYGLCAKRRASPITVKSPL, encoded by the coding sequence ATGCAACAGAACAGATCGCAAGTCATAGAACGCGACGGCCTGTATGAACTCGACGCCGGCAGCGACGTCCTCGACAGCCCCCGTTACAACCACGACATGGCACCGACCAAGGTGCACGAGCGCACCTGGAACAAGTGGCACATCACGGCGCTGTGGGTCGGCATGTCGATCTGCGTGCCGACCTACACCCTGGGCGGGGTGCTCACCGCGTACTTCGGCTTGTCGGTGGGCGAAGCGCTGGTGGCGATCCTGCTGGCCAATATCGTGGTCCTCATCCCCCTGACGCTTAACGCTTTTCCTGGTACCAAGTACGGTATTCCGTTCCCGGTGCTGCTGCGTTCATCCTTCGGCATTCTCGGCTCCAATGTGCCCTGCCTGATCCGCGCCCTGGTGGCGTGTGGCTGGTTCGGCATCCAGACGATGTTCGGCGGGTTGGCGATCCACTTGTTCCTCGGCTCGATTTTCGAGGGCTGGAAGAGCCTGGGCGGCACGGGTGAGGTGATCGGCTTCATGATCTTCTGGGTGTTGAACCTGTGGGTGGTGCTGCGCGGTGCCGAGTCGATCAAATGGCTGGAAACCCTATCGGCGCCGCTGCTGGTGGCGGTGGGCATCGGTCTGCTGGTGTGGGCGTTGCCCAATGTGTCGCTCAGTGAATTGATGGCGATCCCGCCCAAGCGTCCTGAAGGCGCGAGCCTGACGGGCTACTTTATGGCCGGGTTGACGGCGATGGTCGGCTTCTGGGCCACCTTGTCCTTGAATATTCCCGACTTCAGCCGCTATGCCAAAAGCCAGAAGGACCAGATTCTGGGGCAGATTTTCGGTCTGCCGCTGACCATGTTCCTGTTCGCTGCGCTGGGGGTGATCATGACCGCCGCTTCGGTAAAGCTGGTGGGTGTCAGCGTCTCCGACCCGGTGACCCTGATCGGGCACATCCAGAGCCCGGTGTGGGTGGCCGTGGCGATGGCGTTGATCATCATTGCCACGCTGTCGACCAACACCGCGGCGAATATTGTCTCGCCCACCAATGACTTCCAGAACATCGCGCCGAAGCTGATCAACCGCACCACGGCGGTGATCCTGACTGGCCTGGTGGGGCTGGCGCTGATGGCCCATGAGCTGCTGAAAAAGCTCGGCTTGATCGTTTCCGAGGTCAGCCTGGAAACGGTGTATTCGAACTGGTTGCTCGGTTATTCGAGCCTGTTGGGGCCGATTGCCGGAATCATGGTGGTGGACTACTTCCTGATTCGCCGCCAGCAACTGGACCTGGCGGGGTTGTACCGCGATGACGTGTACCCGGCGTGGAATGTGGCGGGGTTTATCGCCTTTGGGGTGCCGGTGGTGCTGACCTTGCTGTCGTTGGGCAGCGATGCGTTCAACTGGTTCTACAGCTATGGCTGGTTCACCGGGTCGGCGTTGGGCGGGTTGTTGTATTACGGGCTGTGTGCCAAACGCCGGGCCAGTCCGATTACCGTCAAGTCCCCGTTGTAG
- a CDS encoding TetR/AcrR family transcriptional regulator: protein MGNHKIGIRRVNVEKILLAAEKVFAEKGYGSTAMADIAEQAQLPRSNLHYYFSTKSELYSAVLFDLLEVWKQDALCFEMFDDPRVVLSSYIRAKMQHSRSRPYGSKVWANEIIHGAPTLGEALDASLYDWAKMKEAKIRQWVEDKRILAVEPSSLLYMIWASTQHYADFDHQVMILNDHQPLSDMQFERAVQTVTRVILRGIGLEP from the coding sequence ATGGGCAATCACAAGATCGGTATCCGTCGGGTCAACGTCGAGAAGATTCTGCTGGCGGCGGAAAAGGTTTTCGCCGAAAAGGGCTATGGCAGCACCGCCATGGCCGACATTGCCGAACAGGCGCAACTGCCACGCTCCAACCTGCATTACTACTTCAGCACCAAAAGCGAGTTGTACAGTGCGGTGCTGTTCGACCTGCTGGAAGTGTGGAAGCAGGATGCATTGTGCTTCGAGATGTTTGATGACCCGCGCGTAGTCCTCAGCAGCTACATCCGCGCAAAGATGCAGCATTCGCGCAGCCGTCCCTATGGCTCGAAAGTCTGGGCCAACGAAATCATCCACGGCGCGCCGACCCTCGGTGAAGCGCTGGACGCGAGCCTGTACGACTGGGCCAAGATGAAGGAAGCGAAAATCCGCCAGTGGGTGGAAGACAAACGCATCCTTGCGGTAGAGCCCTCGAGCCTGCTGTATATGATCTGGGCGTCGACCCAGCACTATGCCGACTTTGATCACCAGGTGATGATCCTCAATGACCATCAGCCGTTGTCGGATATGCAGTTCGAGCGAGCGGTGCAGACGGTGACCCGTGTGATTCTGCGGGGGATTGGCTTGGAGCCCTGA
- the preA gene encoding NAD-dependent dihydropyrimidine dehydrogenase subunit PreA, with amino-acid sequence MADLSIVFAGIKAPNPFWLASAPPTDKAYNVVRAFEAGWGGVVWKTLGEDPAAVNVSSRYSAHFGANREVLGINNIELITDRSLEINLREITQVKKDWPDRALIVSLMVPCVEESWKNILPQVEATGCDGIELNFGCPHGMPERGMGAAVGQVPEYVEQVTRWCKTYCSLPVIVKLTPNITDIRVAARAAYRGGADAVSLINTINSITSVDLERMVALPMVGTQSTHGGYCGSAVKPIALNMVAEIARDPQTQGLPICGIGGIGSWRDAAEFVALGCGAVQVCTAAMLHGFRIVDEMKDGLSRWMDSQGYSNLQDFSGRAVGNTTDWKYLDINYQVIAKIDQAACIGCGRCHIACEDTSHQAIASLKQADGTHLYQVIDDECVGCNLCQITCPVADCIEMVPMDTGKPFLNWTQDPRNPYREAV; translated from the coding sequence ATGGCCGATCTATCGATTGTGTTCGCCGGTATCAAAGCCCCCAACCCGTTCTGGCTGGCCTCTGCGCCGCCCACCGACAAAGCCTACAACGTGGTGCGCGCCTTCGAGGCCGGCTGGGGTGGCGTGGTCTGGAAAACCCTGGGCGAGGACCCGGCGGCGGTCAACGTCTCGTCCCGTTACTCAGCGCACTTTGGCGCCAACCGTGAAGTGCTGGGCATCAACAACATCGAGCTGATTACCGACCGCTCCCTGGAAATCAACCTGCGGGAAATCACCCAGGTGAAAAAGGACTGGCCGGATCGTGCCCTGATCGTGTCGCTGATGGTGCCGTGCGTCGAAGAATCGTGGAAGAACATCCTGCCGCAGGTAGAAGCCACCGGTTGCGACGGCATCGAGCTGAACTTCGGCTGCCCCCACGGTATGCCCGAACGGGGCATGGGCGCGGCGGTAGGCCAGGTGCCGGAGTATGTAGAACAGGTGACCCGCTGGTGCAAGACCTATTGCTCGCTGCCGGTGATCGTCAAGCTCACACCCAACATCACCGATATTCGCGTGGCCGCTCGAGCCGCCTATCGCGGGGGCGCCGATGCGGTGTCGCTGATCAACACCATCAACTCCATCACCAGTGTGGATCTGGAACGCATGGTCGCCCTGCCGATGGTCGGCACCCAGAGCACCCACGGCGGCTACTGCGGCTCGGCGGTCAAGCCAATTGCCTTGAACATGGTCGCCGAAATCGCCCGTGATCCCCAGACCCAGGGCCTGCCGATCTGTGGGATTGGCGGCATCGGCAGTTGGCGCGATGCCGCAGAGTTCGTGGCCCTGGGCTGCGGCGCAGTGCAGGTGTGTACGGCGGCGATGCTGCACGGCTTTCGGATTGTCGACGAGATGAAGGATGGCCTGTCGCGGTGGATGGACAGCCAGGGCTACAGCAACCTGCAGGATTTTTCTGGGCGCGCCGTAGGCAACACCACAGACTGGAAATACCTGGACATCAACTACCAAGTGATCGCCAAGATTGACCAGGCCGCCTGTATTGGTTGCGGGCGCTGCCACATTGCCTGCGAGGACACCTCGCACCAGGCCATTGCCAGCCTCAAGCAGGCCGACGGCACCCACCTGTACCAAGTGATCGACGACGAATGCGTGGGCTGCAACCTGTGCCAGATCACCTGCCCGGTGGCGGATTGCATCGAGATGGTGCCGATGGACACGGGCAAGCCGTTTTTGAATTGGACTCAGGATCCGCGCAACCCTTACCGCGAGGCGGTGTAG
- a CDS encoding peptidase C39 family protein: MRLRSSLKKTSLVAACVLGLAACAGHPTPSKIQGLPERVELNGVPAFRGDTYQGGPAALASMLSQQGIVITPGLLDKPLHLPGGEADLERNMQVLAREYGMLVYPLDTRLTALLAQVAAGYPVMVRITEGSTLWTESRYAVLVGFNQQNSTVLLRVARDRRRPVAFSDFEAAWKSAGQWAVLVQRPSQLPANLDAGRWQQAANATAQAGQEQAAAQALKVMAQRSKQP, encoded by the coding sequence TTGCGTTTACGGTCGAGTCTCAAAAAAACCTCGCTGGTGGCTGCCTGCGTCCTCGGACTGGCCGCCTGTGCCGGGCATCCCACGCCCTCGAAAATCCAGGGCCTGCCCGAGCGCGTAGAGCTCAACGGCGTGCCGGCGTTTCGTGGCGATACCTACCAGGGAGGGCCGGCAGCCCTGGCCAGCATGCTGTCGCAACAAGGCATTGTGATTACACCGGGCCTGCTGGATAAACCATTGCACCTGCCGGGTGGGGAAGCCGACCTTGAGCGCAACATGCAGGTACTGGCCCGTGAGTACGGAATGCTGGTGTATCCGCTGGATACCCGGCTGACAGCGCTGTTGGCGCAGGTGGCGGCTGGATACCCGGTGATGGTGCGGATCACTGAAGGCTCGACACTATGGACCGAGTCGCGTTATGCGGTGCTGGTGGGCTTCAACCAGCAAAACAGCACGGTGTTGTTGCGAGTCGCAAGGGACCGGCGGCGCCCGGTGGCGTTCAGCGACTTCGAGGCTGCCTGGAAAAGCGCCGGGCAGTGGGCGGTGCTGGTACAGCGTCCAAGCCAGTTACCGGCCAACCTGGATGCGGGGAGGTGGCAGCAGGCAGCCAACGCAACCGCCCAGGCTGGCCAGGAACAGGCGGCAGCCCAGGCCCTCAAGGTGATGGCGCAAAGGTCGAAGCAGCCCTAA
- the hydA gene encoding dihydropyrimidinase, which produces MSLLIRGATVVTHDESYKADVLCADALIRAIGTNLNVPAGTEILDGSGQYLMPGGIDPHTHMQLPFMGTVASEDFFSGTAAGLAGGTTSIIDFVIPNPQQSLMEAFHQWRGWAEKSAADYGFHVAITWWSEQVREEMAELVTHHGINSFKHFMAYKHAIMAADDTLVASFERCLELGAVPTVHAENGELVYHLQRKLLAQGITGPEAHPLSRPSQVEGEAASRAIRIAETIGTPLYLVHVSTQEALDEITYARAKGQAVYGEVLAGHLLLDDSVYQHPDWQTAAGYVMSPPFRPRGHQEALWRGLQSGNLHTTATDHCCFCAEQKAAGRDDFSKIPNGTAGIEDRMALLWDEGVNTGRLSMQEFVALTSTNTAKIFNLYPRKGAIRVGADADLVLWDPQGTRTLSAKTHHQQVDFNIFEGKTVRGVPSHTISRGKLVWVDGDLRAERGAGRYVERPAYPAVFEQLRKRAEHSRPAAVNR; this is translated from the coding sequence ATGTCTCTGTTGATCCGTGGCGCTACCGTTGTTACCCATGATGAAAGTTATAAAGCCGATGTCTTGTGCGCAGATGCTCTAATCCGCGCCATTGGCACTAACCTGAATGTTCCCGCCGGCACCGAGATACTCGATGGCAGCGGCCAATACCTGATGCCTGGCGGTATCGACCCCCATACCCATATGCAACTGCCCTTCATGGGCACGGTGGCCAGCGAGGACTTCTTCAGCGGCACGGCAGCAGGCCTGGCAGGCGGGACCACCTCGATCATCGACTTCGTGATTCCCAACCCGCAGCAGTCGTTGATGGAGGCCTTTCACCAGTGGCGCGGCTGGGCCGAGAAGTCGGCAGCCGACTACGGGTTTCATGTGGCGATTACCTGGTGGAGCGAGCAGGTGCGCGAGGAAATGGCGGAGCTAGTGACCCATCACGGCATCAACAGCTTCAAGCACTTCATGGCCTACAAGCACGCGATCATGGCCGCCGACGACACCCTGGTCGCCAGCTTCGAACGCTGCCTGGAACTGGGCGCGGTGCCCACCGTGCATGCCGAGAACGGCGAGTTGGTCTACCACCTGCAACGCAAGTTGCTGGCCCAGGGCATCACCGGGCCCGAGGCCCATCCGCTGTCCCGCCCCTCGCAAGTGGAAGGCGAAGCCGCCAGCCGCGCGATCCGCATTGCCGAAACCATCGGCACGCCGCTGTACCTGGTACATGTGTCCACCCAGGAAGCCCTTGACGAAATCACCTACGCCCGCGCCAAGGGCCAGGCGGTCTATGGCGAAGTCCTGGCCGGGCACCTGCTGCTGGACGACAGCGTGTACCAGCACCCCGACTGGCAGACTGCAGCGGGCTACGTGATGAGTCCGCCCTTCCGCCCCCGCGGGCATCAAGAGGCGCTGTGGCGTGGCCTGCAGTCGGGCAACCTGCACACCACCGCCACCGACCACTGTTGTTTCTGCGCCGAGCAAAAGGCCGCCGGGCGTGACGATTTCAGCAAGATCCCCAATGGCACCGCGGGTATCGAAGACCGCATGGCACTGCTATGGGACGAAGGGGTCAACACTGGGCGCCTGTCGATGCAGGAATTTGTCGCACTGACCTCCACCAACACCGCGAAAATCTTCAACCTCTACCCACGCAAAGGCGCGATCCGGGTCGGTGCCGATGCCGACCTGGTGCTGTGGGACCCCCAGGGCACGCGGACCCTCTCGGCCAAGACCCACCATCAGCAGGTGGACTTCAACATCTTCGAAGGCAAAACCGTACGCGGCGTGCCCAGCCACACCATCAGCCGGGGCAAGCTGGTCTGGGTCGATGGCGATCTGCGGGCCGAACGTGGTGCGGGGCGTTATGTCGAGCGGCCGGCGTACCCGGCTGTGTTCGAGCAGTTGCGCAAGCGCGCGGAGCATTCCAGGCCCGCCGCTGTGAACCGCTGA
- the copC gene encoding copper homeostasis periplasmic binding protein CopC — protein MLIKKTLTTVTLLASLLGASAAFAHAHLKTTMPAVDSTVAAPADLRLVFSEGIEATFTKVSLSKDGTEVAVKGLETPDADKKTLVVTPAAPLGAGTYKVEWQAVSVDTHKSAGSYSFKVGQ, from the coding sequence ATGTTGATCAAGAAAACCCTGACGACGGTGACCTTGCTGGCCTCGCTGCTGGGGGCTTCGGCAGCCTTTGCCCACGCCCACCTGAAAACCACCATGCCGGCAGTCGACAGCACCGTCGCCGCGCCCGCTGACCTGCGCCTGGTGTTCTCTGAAGGTATCGAAGCCACGTTCACCAAGGTTTCCCTGAGCAAGGACGGCACCGAAGTAGCGGTCAAGGGCCTGGAAACCCCGGACGCGGACAAGAAAACCCTGGTCGTGACCCCAGCCGCACCGCTGGGCGCCGGGACCTATAAGGTCGAGTGGCAGGCCGTCTCGGTCGATACCCACAAAAGCGCAGGCAGCTACAGCTTCAAGGTCGGCCAATAA
- a CDS encoding Zn-dependent hydrolase, with protein MNAAVDVLQSTHLHINRDRLWQSLMELAKLGATPKGGVCRLALTDLDRQARDLFVQWCEDAGCTVTVDGVGNIFARRPGRNPALAPVMTGSHIDTQPTGGKFDGCFGVLAGVEVLRTLNDLNVQTEAPLEVVVWTNEEGSRFPPCMMGSGVFAEKFTLADTLAKTDADGVTVGDALHAIGYAGTRPVSGHKVGAYFEAHIEQGPILEDERKTIGVVLGALGQKWFDLTLRGVEAHAGPTPMHLRKDALVGASAVVAAVNAAALGHQPHACGTVGCLQAYPGSRNVIPGEVRMTLDFRHLEPARLDSMIAQVRKVIEDTCAKHGLTFEMVPTADFPPLYFDKRCVDAVREAANGLGLSNMEIVSGAGHDAIFVAELGPAGMIFVPCEGGISHNEIENAAPDDLAAGCAVLLRAMVASAAM; from the coding sequence ATGAACGCAGCCGTCGACGTTCTGCAATCCACCCATCTGCACATCAACCGCGACCGCTTGTGGCAGTCGTTGATGGAGCTCGCCAAGCTGGGAGCTACCCCTAAGGGCGGTGTATGCCGCCTGGCCCTGACCGACCTCGATCGCCAGGCCCGCGATCTGTTTGTGCAGTGGTGCGAGGACGCAGGTTGTACCGTGACCGTCGATGGCGTGGGCAATATCTTTGCCCGTCGCCCAGGACGCAACCCGGCACTGGCACCGGTAATGACCGGCAGCCATATCGATACTCAGCCTACGGGGGGCAAGTTCGATGGTTGCTTTGGTGTGCTGGCGGGGGTGGAAGTGCTGCGCACCCTTAACGATCTGAATGTGCAGACCGAAGCGCCGCTGGAGGTCGTGGTGTGGACCAACGAAGAAGGCTCGCGCTTTCCTCCATGCATGATGGGTTCCGGGGTCTTCGCCGAGAAGTTCACCCTGGCAGACACCCTGGCCAAGACCGACGCCGACGGCGTCACCGTGGGGGATGCGCTGCATGCCATCGGCTACGCGGGCACGCGGCCGGTCAGTGGGCACAAGGTGGGGGCTTACTTTGAAGCCCATATCGAACAGGGCCCGATCCTTGAAGATGAACGCAAAACCATCGGTGTGGTGTTGGGGGCCCTCGGCCAGAAATGGTTCGACCTCACGTTGCGTGGTGTCGAAGCCCATGCCGGGCCGACGCCGATGCACCTGCGCAAGGACGCCCTGGTCGGTGCGTCGGCCGTGGTTGCTGCGGTCAACGCTGCTGCCCTTGGCCATCAACCCCATGCCTGTGGCACGGTGGGTTGCCTGCAAGCCTATCCTGGCTCGCGTAACGTTATTCCTGGCGAAGTGCGCATGACCCTGGACTTCCGTCATCTGGAGCCGGCCCGCCTGGATTCGATGATTGCCCAGGTACGCAAGGTGATCGAGGACACGTGCGCCAAGCACGGGCTGACCTTCGAGATGGTGCCTACCGCCGATTTCCCGCCGTTGTATTTCGACAAGCGGTGTGTCGATGCTGTGCGTGAGGCGGCCAACGGCCTGGGCCTGTCGAACATGGAGATTGTCAGTGGCGCCGGGCACGACGCAATTTTTGTCGCCGAGTTGGGGCCGGCGGGGATGATATTCGTGCCGTGTGAGGGCGGGATCAGTCATAACGAAATCGAAAACGCTGCACCGGATGATCTGGCGGCAGGCTGTGCGGTGTTGCTGCGGGCGATGGTGGCGTCGGCAGCCATGTGA
- a CDS encoding NAD(P)-dependent oxidoreductase → MIQTLNHLPHPHEDGATLASHFTDLAPPLNARQAHLEASRCLYCYDAPCVNACPSEIDIPSFIRNIHTDNVQGAAQKILSANILGGSCARVCPTEILCQQACVRNHSEECAPVLIGLLQRYAIDNAHFDQHPFQRAASTGKRIAVVGAGPAGLSCAHRSALHGHDVVIFEAREKAGGLNEYGIAKYKLVDDFAQQELDFLLQIGGIEIRHGQRLGDNLSLNDLHQQFDAVFLGLGLAASKQLGLPHEDAPGLLAATDYIRELRQADDLSQLPLADRCIVLGAGNTAIDMAVQMARLGARDVNLVYRRGLADMGATDHEQAIAKANQVRLLTWAQPEAVLLDDQGQVRGMRFARTRLENARLQTTGETFELAADAIFKAIGQGFDGQALHDPLAQQLQRQGERIFVDAQLQTSIPGVYAGGDCISLGQDLTVQAVQHGKLAAEAMHAQLMLNVEAA, encoded by the coding sequence GTGATCCAGACCCTGAACCACCTTCCCCACCCCCATGAAGACGGAGCAACCCTCGCCAGCCACTTCACCGACCTGGCCCCGCCGCTCAATGCCCGCCAGGCCCACCTGGAAGCCTCGCGTTGCCTGTATTGCTACGACGCCCCCTGCGTCAACGCGTGCCCCAGCGAGATCGATATCCCGTCATTCATCCGCAATATCCACACCGACAACGTCCAGGGCGCGGCGCAAAAGATTCTCTCGGCCAACATTCTCGGCGGCAGTTGCGCACGGGTCTGCCCGACTGAAATCCTCTGCCAGCAAGCCTGTGTGCGCAACCACAGCGAAGAATGCGCACCGGTCCTGATCGGCCTGCTGCAACGCTACGCCATCGACAACGCGCACTTTGACCAACACCCCTTCCAGCGCGCCGCGTCTACCGGCAAGCGCATCGCCGTGGTCGGTGCCGGGCCGGCAGGTTTGTCCTGCGCCCATCGCAGTGCCTTGCATGGGCATGACGTGGTGATTTTCGAAGCCCGGGAAAAGGCCGGTGGCCTCAATGAATACGGGATCGCCAAATACAAACTGGTGGATGACTTCGCTCAACAGGAACTGGATTTCCTCCTGCAGATCGGCGGCATCGAAATCCGCCACGGCCAGCGCCTGGGTGACAACCTGAGCCTGAACGACCTGCACCAGCAATTCGATGCGGTCTTCCTCGGCCTGGGCCTGGCCGCCAGCAAACAGCTGGGCCTGCCCCACGAGGACGCCCCCGGCCTGCTCGCCGCTACCGACTACATCCGCGAACTGCGCCAGGCCGATGATCTCAGCCAACTGCCCCTGGCCGACCGCTGCATCGTGCTCGGTGCCGGTAACACCGCCATCGACATGGCCGTGCAAATGGCCCGCCTGGGCGCACGCGACGTCAACCTGGTGTACCGCCGCGGCCTTGCCGACATGGGCGCCACCGACCATGAGCAGGCTATCGCCAAGGCCAACCAGGTACGCCTGCTGACCTGGGCCCAACCCGAAGCCGTGTTGCTGGATGACCAAGGCCAGGTGCGCGGCATGCGCTTTGCCCGCACACGCCTGGAAAACGCTCGCCTGCAAACCACCGGCGAAACCTTCGAGCTGGCAGCGGATGCAATCTTCAAGGCCATCGGCCAAGGCTTCGATGGCCAGGCTTTGCACGACCCACTGGCCCAGCAACTGCAGCGCCAGGGCGAGCGGATCTTTGTCGATGCGCAGCTGCAAACCAGCATCCCGGGCGTGTATGCCGGAGGCGATTGCATCAGCCTCGGGCAGGACCTCACCGTCCAGGCCGTACAACACGGCAAGCTGGCCGCCGAGGCCATGCACGCTCAACTCATGCTCAATGTGGAAGCTGCGTAA
- the copD gene encoding copper homeostasis membrane protein CopD, whose protein sequence is MATLLVLCRFLHFMVVLLMFGACVFRPVLLGTRPQPVLDRQLSRFTRLLAWLALGSGVSWLLLISASMAGSELAALDLPTVRLVLAKTLFGQVWSLHLLLNGLLILSLLTPWHHLRLLLSALLLATLAPVGHGAMLSGLSGQLLMFNQMVHLLCVGAWLGGLLLLVLILRQAALYPLETILRRFSGVGYLLVAGLLVTGLINIRVLTGQFWPTPLFSGFALILLIKVLLVAGMLGLALLNRLRIKDCPQRVGQLQASVKLEWLLGLAAVAAVSLLGTLPPMLTPP, encoded by the coding sequence ATGGCAACCCTGCTGGTGCTGTGCCGTTTCCTGCATTTTATGGTTGTGCTGCTGATGTTCGGGGCCTGTGTGTTCAGGCCCGTGTTATTGGGCACACGCCCGCAGCCGGTCCTGGACCGCCAGCTGTCGCGCTTCACCCGGCTGCTGGCCTGGCTGGCCCTGGGCTCTGGCGTGAGCTGGCTGTTGTTGATCAGTGCCAGTATGGCCGGCAGTGAACTGGCGGCGCTGGATCTGCCAACGGTACGGTTGGTGTTGGCCAAGACCTTGTTCGGCCAGGTCTGGAGCCTGCACCTGTTGCTCAATGGCTTGCTGATCCTGAGCCTGTTGACGCCTTGGCATCACTTGCGCCTGCTGCTCAGTGCGCTGTTGCTGGCAACCCTGGCTCCCGTAGGGCACGGCGCGATGCTCAGTGGCCTGAGCGGGCAATTGCTGATGTTCAACCAGATGGTGCACCTGCTCTGCGTCGGCGCCTGGCTCGGCGGGTTGCTGCTGTTGGTGTTGATCCTGCGGCAAGCGGCCCTCTACCCACTGGAGACGATTCTTCGGCGCTTCAGCGGGGTCGGTTACCTGTTGGTGGCCGGGTTGCTGGTCACCGGGCTGATCAATATCCGTGTGCTGACCGGGCAGTTCTGGCCCACCCCGCTGTTCAGCGGTTTTGCCTTGATCCTGTTGATCAAGGTGCTGCTGGTCGCAGGAATGCTGGGCCTGGCCTTGCTCAATCGGCTGCGGATCAAGGATTGCCCGCAGCGCGTGGGCCAATTGCAGGCCAGCGTGAAGCTTGAATGGTTGCTGGGGCTGGCCGCCGTGGCTGCAGTGTCGCTATTGGGCACCCTGCCACCGATGCTCACGCCCCCCTAA
- the pbpG gene encoding D-alanyl-D-alanine endopeptidase encodes MNIRLSLVSLFFAFAGTVANASETTLAPRDISQLHIASGSAMLVDLQTNKVIYASNPDVVVPIASVTKLMTGMVVLDAKQNMDEYISINISDTPEMKGVFSRVKLNSEMPRKEMLLITLMSSENRAAASLAHHYPGGYAAFIAAMNAKAKALGMTSTHYVEPTGLSIHNVSTARDLSKLVQAAHKYPLLTQLSTTKEKTVSFRKPSYTLGFSNTDHLVNRPNWDIKLTKTGFTNQAGHCLVLVTSMGNRLVSLVILDAFGKFTHFADASRIRKWIETGKSGSVPDVALQYKADKNLKARQTGVVQSR; translated from the coding sequence GTGAATATTCGTCTCTCTCTTGTCAGCCTGTTCTTCGCATTCGCAGGTACTGTCGCCAACGCCAGCGAAACCACCCTAGCCCCCCGGGACATTTCGCAACTGCACATCGCCTCGGGCAGCGCGATGCTGGTGGACCTGCAAACCAACAAGGTGATCTACGCCAGCAACCCCGACGTCGTCGTACCGATTGCTTCTGTCACCAAATTGATGACCGGTATGGTGGTGCTGGACGCCAAACAGAATATGGATGAGTACATCTCCATCAACATCAGCGACACCCCGGAAATGAAAGGGGTGTTCTCACGGGTCAAGCTCAACAGCGAGATGCCGCGCAAGGAGATGCTACTGATCACCCTGATGTCCTCGGAAAACCGTGCCGCCGCCAGCCTGGCCCACCACTATCCGGGCGGCTATGCAGCGTTTATTGCCGCGATGAACGCCAAGGCCAAGGCCCTGGGCATGACCAGCACCCATTATGTCGAGCCCACCGGCCTGTCGATCCATAACGTGTCCACTGCCCGCGACTTGAGCAAGCTGGTGCAGGCCGCGCACAAATATCCGCTGCTTACCCAATTGAGCACCACCAAGGAAAAAACCGTGTCGTTCCGCAAGCCCAGCTACACCCTGGGTTTTTCCAATACCGACCACCTGGTCAACCGCCCCAACTGGGACATCAAGCTGACCAAGACCGGCTTTACCAATCAGGCCGGCCACTGCCTGGTGTTGGTCACAAGCATGGGTAACCGCCTCGTGTCGCTGGTGATCCTCGATGCCTTCGGCAAGTTCACCCACTTTGCCGATGCCAGCCGCATTCGCAAGTGGATCGAAACCGGCAAGAGCGGCTCGGTGCCGGACGTTGCCCTGCAATACAAGGCAGACAAGAACCTCAAGGCCCGGCAGACCGGAGTCGTCCAGTCACGCTGA